The Haematobia irritans isolate KBUSLIRL chromosome 1, ASM5000362v1, whole genome shotgun sequence DNA segment TCACCTCTTCTTCCAGCAGTCTTTTGGATATTTTTCTGATCGATAGCCCTACTAAAGCCCTACTTTACGATCAGATCAGTGTTCCATGTTTCTCTAAACATGACCTAATTTTTGTGACATATGACTTGTGCAAACCACCTGAAGAACcacaacaaacttattataaatataactataataaaaaattaactatgaGATACTGACCCAAGAGTTTCGCTCTATTGACTAGGATGCCATTTATTACATTCGATAgatcaaaaattacattttctgaATCGAAATTTGTCTTACCTACTTGAATATTCCGTACCTTTACGGCAAAGAAGAAATGTTCCACCCGATAAAACCTGGTTCAATGATAATATcgttgattttattaaaaaagagatcaTGCATACAAACGGTGGAAACGATTTAGAACTCCTGAGCTTCACGAGGAATACCGAAGACTAAGAGCGGTAACTAGCAAATCGGTAAAAAGGCTAAGTCTGgctattatgaaaataaatttcgcaCTGCAATTGACACAAAAAAGAAATGGGATATAATCAAAGAAGTTGGTATTGGTAAAACCAAAAACATAAGAATTGTCGGGGACCCAGATGATATGAATGAAAACTTTGTTAATTTACCTTTTACAATACCATCAAGTAACCATCCACTTAATAATCTATCAGCATTACAAATGGACCACGTCTTTCCACCATTTTcttgtttcgaatttaaatgTGTGAACTATGCTGATGTCTTGGAAAGTTGTCTTCATACAAAATCTGACGCTATTGGTCTGGATAAAATTTATCCTAAATTCATAAAAGTGTTGTTGCCAAATTTACTGCTGCATATCACACACCTATTCAATTCTATCATAACAACAAGTCCCATGGAATAGAAATAAGCAAAAGTAATACCGATCCCTAAACCGGGTACAAATAATGATTACAGGCCTATTGCAATACTGCCATTCTTGTCAAAAGCTTTTGAACGTCTCATACATAAACAAATCTGTGAGTATCTGGATCAAAATAAACTGTTAAATGCACGTCAATCTGGTTTTCGACCTAAACATAGCTGTGTGACAACCTTGGTAGAAGTGGCGGAAAATATTAGATCTATTAATGGTACTTTTGGATCATTCAGAAGTTTTTGATTGCGTAAATCATGATATCCTTTGTAAAAAACTTTTGtgttatattttgtaatatgggtccaaatatttataattttaattttattatacattATAATAGAGTAGTATCCTGTTGTTGTATTATTGTTAGTATATTAAtgttagaaataagagaattgttttgagtagtatttaaaatgttgatttaagtaactgtataaggcctttgtaaggcttagttacatatgaaaataaataaattaaattaaattaaattataaattttttgaacttcTCCCCCACTGCTGtacatttaatttcaaattatctTAGGCATAGGGTACAAATGGTTTTCATTGACAATCAACTATCGAACCTATTGCCAATTAACCGAGACGTCCCACAAGGCTCCATTCTAGGACCACTTCTTTTCTGTATGTTCATTAACGATCTGCCAAATACACTTCAACACTCGCAATTTCACATTTATGCTGAtgatgtacaaatttatttgaacTGCAAAAATTCAAATCTGAAAGATGGAGTGGATAAACTTAACAAAGACTTGGAAGCTGTTAATACTTGGGCAGTGGCAAGTCAAATAtatctaaaacctaaaaaatccaattttattGTACCGAACGGGCGAACAAGCGATATTGATTTGAGAGAACATCAAGTAAAAATCGGATGCCAAATTATTGTACAGGTATCAAAGGCTAAAAACTTGggaataattttcaataaacacCTGACATGGAATGACCAAGTAGTAGCAGCTACTGGTAAAGTATTTGAGATGCTCAGAACTTTATATAAgacgcaaaatttcactccTCTGCATATTCGAAGCCTACTAGCTAAATCTTATCAGATGCCAGTACTATTATACGGAAGTGAATTATTTTCTAAATGCAAAAATCGCCTGAACGTCGCATATAAAACAATACTTAGATACGTTTACGGTCTAAGAAGATTTGAAAGCTGTTCAGATTATGATAAAAATCTGTATTGTATCGGGTTTGAGGATTATCTGAATAACAAGTCGCTTCTGTTAATgcacaaaataatatatactaAAACACCAGAATACCTCTACAGCAAACTGAAATTTGGAAGAACTAATAGACGTTTACTGATTATTCCTATGCGACATCAACTTCTGGTCTCTGAGTGGCAATTTTTCCTCAATTCATCCCGTATATGGAACTCTCTTCCTGCACAAATATAAAACCTAAGCAACGGATTTCAGTTCAAAACAGCCCTCATTAAGCATTGTTTAAACGCTGAATGAcacaatgtatttttttttatttgttcgttATATTTcactacattttattattatgttttaaatttttctgttttatctcaatttttattgttaaattattttcgctttcatttttattatatttttctttttgtatctAATTAATGTTATTAATCCTCATTTCGTTTTATGATatactaaatattttgtttaatcaTCTTGTAATCTTTTGTATGtgaaactataaataaataaacttgaaATAGATATGGAGGCAGTAACTTTTGGTAATACAGAGAGAGAATAACAATAACATCAACAAAAGTTCTAAAATAAACGGCAGCGCCTCTAGTGGAGAATTGAAGTGGAACTCAAGAAACATCCACTTCCTTAATCAATTACTGGAAAAAGTTGATTTAAAATCAGATAACACAAACAATGATAAAAAAATCGTTGGATTACACAACGTCGAAAGTTTTTGTTCCACAGACAGGGTTTGGTATTTTCCCAACTTTTATAGTTCAAGTCTATCGCTTTGGCAATGCggacaaaataaagaaatatagcCATATTAAATACTTACATGAGCTTggtatattttcatatttttttgccTCTGCATTACGTATCGATACCTTACGTTTCTCCTCTCGTCTCTCGTGAGAAACTTCTCTATCGCGATCTCTACTTCGGTCACGTGAACTGGATCGTCTCTTCTTTGCTGGTATAGGGCTTTCCCTATGGGACTCTTTTAGATCTTTTGTTTCATGTTCTAAATCGAATTTTATTGGTGCATGTTTACGCTTGGAAGGCGTTAGCGATTCCTTTTGGCGACTGCTACTCTTTGGAGGTGGTGTCTTTGACTTATCATAGTCTTTGCCTCGTTTATTTCGATTATCAttttctggagaacgttttttaGTTGGACTCATATCATCATCTTCCGAatcatttttgataattatcttCTTAACCTCTTTTGGTTTTCTGTAGACCTCGATTAACTCAGACCGCCTTGGCGGTGGTGTTGTACTACCCTCCAAAGCAAACGGTGATGATTCTTGTTCGGTGCCAGACAATTTGCTAGAAATTCTGTCTTTCACATTACTTCTGCGAGTTGATAAGGAGCCAGAAGTTGATGTTGGTTCTGCATATTTTTCTCGGTCTTTCGGGTTATTTGATGAAGATGAAACTTGCGGTGGCGGAGATGGAGATCTGGAGTAACGCGGTTTACCACGACGTTTCAACTTTGGGAAAGTCTTTTCATctgaaataaaaattgcaaattaataTAGAATGTCTGACATAAAGCCACCGTATACAGTACCATTTAATGTCACCACAAACTGTGTATTATCGGGTGTTCTTTGTGCATTCTCCTCAACGAGATCGATATGCTCATAACAACTATCATCGCCAGTGCTCCAATTTTCTTCCTCATCATCCAAAGTCTTTTTCGATTTTATTGCCTGCGGTACATAGACAAGGTCCGGGTCAGACTCTCCTTTATCGGAAACTATTTCTGGTATGTACTCCTCCCCATCTTCCAAATGGGCCTGTTGTGAAGATGAGTATCTTTCCTTTGGTCTCCCATTAACTTCCACTATTAAATTTTGTGCGGTGCGAGAAAAAATTGCACCAACACTAGAAGTCGTTTTACGGCGATCTCTAAACGATTTCGAGTAGAGTTTTGTATTGCGTTCTGGTACAACCTTTTCTCCTAAACGTGAACTAATTTTCGGCTTAGAGGGATTAAGTCTTtttaaaattgtagatttttgggCTTCGGCTACTGCACGCAACAGCAAATTCTTTGGCGCTTGTTTGCTTGGGGAAACAGTAGCCCGTGGCTTTATTTTAATGACGGAATTCACGGGCTTTTCACTAATATCTTCTTCGTCTGAAGGTTCCATCAACTTTGCCGGAGCAACAATTACCCGTGATCCAATGCGTTTACGTGAAGAATTCGCATCGGGAGAATTATCGGCACTGCTACTGAAAGTGGTTGTACTTATTTTGCCTACTTGGCTTGAACTTCGTACTTCGTTAATTTTTTCCGGGGATGAACGTCGTTTTTCCCTGTTTTCGACAGATCTTCTTACGCGAGAACGTCCTCTGGATACCCCGCTGCCATCGCTTTCACGGGTCCGTTCCCTATCCCTACCTCTCTCTCTTAAATTACCACGCTCTCTCTCCCGGCTATGGTCTCTATCCACTTCACGTGTTCTGTCTCTATCTCTCTCCATTTCTTTGCGCCTAAATGCGGGAACATAGAGTTCTTTTTCCTGAAAGTTCCTTCTACGCTCACGTGACGCATGAGTGATTGGTTTTGGCGTTTCTTTTGAGGTCGATCCTGAACTCTTCATTCCTAGACGTTCATGGACAGGTCGTTTGGTCCTATCTGACGTATCATCTCTTGAAGGGCTATTTGGTCGACCACCTGATAATGCAGAGGTCAAAGGCGGAGTAAACCGATTACGCTTAGAACTTGCCACATCCTCGTCATGCTCTCCACTTCTTGCCTTCGATGACTCCTCATGCTGGAACACAATAGGACTTT contains these protein-coding regions:
- the Nab2 gene encoding nuclear polyadenosine RNA-binding 2 encodes the protein MENYGNEIGQKMRSAVKAKLQELGSAGYIDDELPDYVMIMVANKRSKQQMISDLNLFLGTQTELFVTWLHEVLQKLQEVTLPAIASSSSSKKRKSSQKEDSTQSSATSNKKDKKQLKKDKIPSKKLRDGSPDKHGAGKTPSSLRDMFAEELLEKAKQNISATADIAQNIKKGKMKAAVEENEDTSSEKANETQDFDIPTISEISSTTGSNAPKTTKDTHVISGNREKDLAELAEIQKKIYAAKKQLKQIGELDDDEYDEDFITLREDESREAFNETMDATPPPKPQRAKVKSPIVFQHEESSKARSGEHDEDVASSKRNRFTPPLTSALSGGRPNSPSRDDTSDRTKRPVHERLGMKSSGSTSKETPKPITHASRERRRNFQEKELYVPAFRRKEMERDRDRTREVDRDHSRERERGNLRERGRDRERTRESDGSGVSRGRSRVRRSVENREKRRSSPEKINEVRSSSQVGKISTTTFSSSADNSPDANSSRKRIGSRVIVAPAKLMEPSDEEDISEKPVNSVIKIKPRATVSPSKQAPKNLLLRAVAEAQKSTILKRLNPSKPKISSRLGEKVVPERNTKLYSKSFRDRRKTTSSVGAIFSRTAQNLIVEVNGRPKERYSSSQQAHLEDGEEYIPEIVSDKGESDPDLVYVPQAIKSKKTLDDEEENWSTGDDSCYEHIDLVEENAQRTPDNTQFVVTLNDEKTFPKLKRRGKPRYSRSPSPPPQVSSSSNNPKDREKYAEPTSTSGSLSTRRSNVKDRISSKLSGTEQESSPFALEGSTTPPPRRSELIEVYRKPKEVKKIIIKNDSEDDDMSPTKKRSPENDNRNKRGKDYDKSKTPPPKSSSRQKESLTPSKRKHAPIKFDLEHETKDLKESHRESPIPAKKRRSSSRDRSRDRDREVSHERREEKRKVSIRNAEAKKYENIPSSLSSVPVDSSAYRNKPKERCKYHPNCTKSFCEFYHPTTTCKSFPNCKYADKCIYSHPRCKYDLACVNLDCNFSHSGPRSTSLLEPSAPPLSSSVVPVQNYKTISSTTVTGPVSATTCKFFPNCTKSACPFYHPKPCRYGKNCINKLECLFYHHEVLSSSKFKWVASN